In the genome of Dermacentor silvarum isolate Dsil-2018 chromosome 1, BIME_Dsil_1.4, whole genome shotgun sequence, one region contains:
- the LOC119434711 gene encoding pre-mRNA-processing factor 19, translated as MSFCCALSNETPEQPVVSPASGNVFERRLIAKYVREHGTDPINGQPLTEDMLIDLKVAPIAKPRPPSATSVPALLKALQDEWDAVMLHSFSLRQQLQTARQELSHTLYQHDAACRVIARLTKEVTAAREALATLKPQAAGGGAAAGTAVEAVAMETTEEAGGMTAEVVRRLQEKAALLTAQRKKRGKAIPEDLAKPEELRAYQTLGSHPGLHSAGLPGILALDVSPTDRILTGGSDRNAAVFNKDTEQVVAVLKGHTKKVTSVVFHPDEDTAVTASPDTTVRVWHIPSAQTTQVIRAHEGPVTGLSLHATGDYLLSTSTDQHWAFSDLHTGRVLARVLDNCGLTAAEFHPDGLILGTGTSDALVKIWDLKERTNVANFPGHTGSITALAFSENGYYLATAAADSAVKLWDLRKLKNFRTIVLEDGYEVRDLYFDQSGTYLAVAGTDVRLYLCKQWDTLKVFSDHTALATGVRFTHRARNVASVSMDRTLKIYGLS; from the exons ATGTCATTCTGCTGCGCATTGAGCAATGAGACGCCAGAGCAACCGGTGGTGTCTCCAGCGTCTGGAAATGTGTTTGAACGCCGTCTCATTGCAAAGTATGTCCGGGAACATGGCACAGACCCTATCAATGGCCAGCCACTGACAGAAGATATGCTTATTGATCTGAAGGTTGCTCCAATAGCCAAACCACGGCCACCCTCTGCTACGAGTGTACCTGCCTTGCTAAAGGCTTTGCAGGATGAGTGGGATGCTGTGATGTTGCACAGTTTTTCCTTGCGGCAGCAATTGCAGACAGCACGACAGGAGCTTTCACACACACTGTACCAGCATGATGCGGCCTGCCGTGTCATTGCCCGTCTCACTAAGGAAGTGACAGCTGCCCGAGAGGCCTTGGCCACACTCAAACCCCAAGCTGCaggtggtggtgctgctgcaggAACTGCTGTGGAGGCTGTGGCTATGGAGACGACTGAGGAGGCTGGTGGCATGACTGCCGAGGTTGTGCGCCGTCTGCAAGAGAAGGCTGCTTTGCTGACAGCACAGCGAAAGAAACGTGGCAAGGCCATTCCCGAAGACCTGGCCAAGCCTGAAGAGCTCCGGGCCTACCAAACGCTGGGTTCACACCCAGGCCTGCATAGTGCTGGCCTGCCGGGCATCCTGGCCTTAGACGTGAGCCCTACTGACCGTATCCTCACAGGTGGCAGTGACCGAAATGCAGCTGTCTTCAATAAGGATACTGAACAAGTGGTGGCTGTCCTGAAAGGTCACACAAAGAAG GTGACATCAGTGGTATTCCACCCCGATGAAGACACAGCGGTGACGGCATCACCAGACACCACAGTGCGTGTCTGGCACATCCCATCTGCACAGACAACTCAGGTTATTCGTGCTCACGAGGGACCAGTAACTGGGCTCAGCTTGCATGCAACTGGTGACTACCTGCTGTCAACATCAACTGACCAGCACTGGGCTTTCTCTGACCTTCACACCGGCCGTGTGCTGGCTCGTGTGCTTGACAACTGTGGTCTAACAGCAGCTGAGTTCCATCCTGATGGTCTCATTTTAGGCACAGGCACATCAGATGCCTTAGTCAAGATTTGGGATTTGAAAGAGCGCACTAATGTCGCAAACTTCCCAGGTCACACAGGCTCTATCACTGCACTGGCATTTTCAGAAAACGGTTATTACCTGGCCACAGCAGCTGCAGATTCTGCTGTCAAGCTGTGGGATTTGCGTAAGCTGAAGAACTTCAGAACCATTGTCCTGGAAGATGGCTATGAAGTGCGGGATTTGTACTTTGACCAGAGTGGTACCTACCTGGCAGTGGCAGGAACAGATGTCCGTCTCTACCTTTGCAAGCAGTGGGACACACTCAAGGTATTTTCAGACCACACAGCTTTGGCAACAGGTGTGCGATTCACTCACCGTGCCCGCAACGTGGCCTCGGTCTCCATGGATCGTACCCTCAAGATTTACGGGTTATCATAG